The proteins below come from a single Chryseobacterium capnotolerans genomic window:
- a CDS encoding glycosyltransferase: MAKFAFIVPPLTGHVNPTLSIGATLLERGHEVAWISLDPTLEAKLPEGGKLLLIQYDQTDAEKKESEQYLDIISKKVVYGIDSVKFLYEEVLIPLNRHCYNGIVALLKTYQPDLIIGDHQLFAAPVAAKALGIPCATSVTAPAAIKIMNELPKVHEWEVNQIIDLQKELGFNEERSLATSDLLTLVLTSTYFFGEMEDLAPQYQFTGPVLTERRISCEFDWDRLKSATNKKILVSIGTTFDHDHKKAFFQKVVDAFKEEDLTVVVVSDPQLFEQWPDNFMVYQQVPQLDLLPHLDGVVCHGGHNTVSETLSNGIPLVVIPIAYDQSHVAGRVVRTEAGERLNFNRFKANHLREAVQQILNNPSYRKAAQKVGQSFMEAGGASTAANLLEEAITKASKPEKPSKFLFVVPPFSDM; the protein is encoded by the coding sequence ATGGCTAAATTTGCATTTATAGTTCCACCCTTGACAGGACATGTCAATCCTACCTTAAGCATCGGTGCTACGCTGCTGGAAAGAGGGCACGAAGTAGCCTGGATCAGCCTTGACCCGACTTTAGAGGCGAAACTTCCGGAGGGCGGAAAATTATTACTGATCCAATACGATCAGACCGACGCAGAAAAGAAAGAAAGCGAACAGTATCTCGATATTATTTCCAAAAAAGTAGTCTACGGAATAGACAGCGTGAAGTTCCTTTACGAAGAAGTTCTTATTCCACTGAACAGACATTGCTATAATGGAATTGTTGCTTTATTAAAAACATACCAACCTGATTTAATCATCGGTGACCATCAGTTATTTGCTGCTCCGGTAGCGGCAAAAGCATTAGGAATTCCTTGTGCAACTTCCGTTACCGCTCCGGCTGCCATTAAAATCATGAATGAACTGCCTAAAGTTCACGAATGGGAAGTCAATCAGATCATTGATCTGCAGAAAGAACTAGGCTTTAATGAAGAGCGTTCTCTGGCAACTTCAGATCTGTTGACGCTTGTTTTAACCTCAACCTATTTCTTTGGGGAAATGGAAGATCTAGCCCCTCAATATCAATTCACGGGACCCGTTCTTACCGAAAGACGGATCTCATGTGAATTCGATTGGGATAGATTAAAAAGTGCTACTAATAAAAAGATTTTAGTAAGCATAGGAACTACTTTCGATCACGATCATAAAAAGGCATTCTTCCAAAAGGTGGTTGATGCTTTTAAAGAAGAAGATTTAACGGTTGTGGTAGTTTCTGATCCACAGCTTTTCGAGCAGTGGCCGGACAATTTTATGGTGTATCAGCAAGTTCCGCAGTTGGATTTATTACCTCATCTTGATGGGGTGGTTTGCCATGGCGGTCACAATACCGTTTCTGAAACCTTATCCAACGGGATTCCTTTAGTCGTGATTCCTATTGCGTATGACCAGTCGCACGTTGCAGGACGTGTGGTGCGTACGGAAGCAGGTGAACGACTTAATTTCAACAGATTTAAAGCCAATCATCTGAGAGAGGCAGTACAACAAATATTAAATAACCCGAGCTATCGTAAGGCAGCTCAAAAAGTAGGACAATCTTTTATGGAAGCAGGAGGAGCATCTACAGCCGCTAATTTATTGGAAGAAGCCATCACAAAGGCTTCAAAACCAGAAAAACCATCTAAATTTTTATTCGTTGTTCCACCGTTTTCGGACATGTGA
- a CDS encoding alpha/beta fold hydrolase: MPIITVNNRQVHIQELNKGAEQTVVLIHGMFSNLSIYYFNIAPILAKHFHVVMYDLKSHGMSERFLDGYDLENMSSDLMGLIDHLQLEKVHLVGYSFGGLIALKTVLKYPERVNQLVVMEAPDPQDEKARNIIDEYSKEFLEHYVANFTDTTKVQMGKRQMEKNHRMYEFLFNQTSIKADMIKEKHFLGEADFNGLTASTLLLYGADSNCRPTGEWLQAQIGSSELELISGDHNIPIQEPQLIAETIAQFLSNILTKNHG; encoded by the coding sequence ATGCCAATAATCACTGTCAATAACAGACAAGTTCATATACAGGAACTCAATAAGGGAGCCGAACAAACCGTGGTCTTAATCCACGGTATGTTCAGTAACCTGTCCATTTATTATTTTAATATTGCCCCTATTCTGGCAAAACATTTCCATGTGGTGATGTACGATCTGAAAAGTCACGGGATGAGTGAACGCTTTTTGGATGGGTACGACCTTGAAAACATGTCATCCGATCTGATGGGTTTAATAGATCACCTTCAACTGGAAAAAGTACATCTTGTAGGCTATAGCTTCGGCGGTCTTATTGCTTTAAAAACAGTATTGAAATACCCTGAACGCGTTAATCAGCTGGTGGTGATGGAAGCTCCGGATCCTCAGGACGAAAAAGCCCGTAACATCATTGATGAGTACAGCAAGGAATTCCTTGAACATTATGTAGCCAATTTTACAGATACTACCAAAGTGCAGATGGGCAAAAGACAAATGGAAAAGAACCATCGTATGTATGAGTTTCTGTTTAATCAAACCAGCATCAAAGCAGATATGATTAAGGAAAAACATTTCCTTGGTGAAGCCGATTTCAATGGATTGACAGCTTCCACTTTATTGCTTTACGGTGCTGATTCCAATTGCAGACCTACAGGAGAATGGCTGCAGGCTCAAATCGGTTCATCCGAACTTGAATTAATCTCCGGCGATCACAATATTCCGATTCAGGAACCTCAGTTGATTGCAGAGACGATCGCTCAGTTTTTATCTAATATTTTAACGAAGAACCATGGCTAA
- a CDS encoding acyl carrier protein: MDTVNATLKMNHEELFTLLKGFITEVIGAEFVEEMDITPESSFTKDLEMDSIEIVSFSEKIKAHFGDQIDFTGWLSSMDLDQLINLDLSMIINYIYECQ, encoded by the coding sequence ATGGACACTGTAAACGCAACATTAAAAATGAACCACGAGGAACTTTTTACTTTATTAAAAGGTTTTATTACTGAAGTGATAGGTGCTGAATTTGTAGAGGAGATGGACATTACTCCGGAAAGTTCATTCACCAAAGATCTTGAAATGGACAGCATCGAGATTGTCTCTTTCTCTGAAAAGATCAAGGCGCATTTTGGCGATCAGATCGACTTTACAGGTTGGTTATCTTCTATGGATCTTGACCAGCTTATTAATCTTGACCTTAGTATGATCATCAATTATATCTACGAATGCCAATAA